The sequence CAAGCCCCTGACCCAACCGCCGAGTCCTGCACGACATGCCGGAATACCTCGCTCCCGTACCCCGCTGGGAACCCCATGAACGCCCGTCCATGCCGGGTTCGCCAGCGACCCTGCTGCACCCGACGCCGGTGCGCATCGCCTACGCCTGCGTTGCGGTGCTGGTCGGCATCACTGGCGGGCTCGGCAACGCGCTGTTCATTGCCAATCTGCCGAGCATCCAGGGCGACCTCGGCCTGACGCCGTCGCAGGCGGCATGGCTGCCGGCGGCCTATTTCATGGTCAACGTGTCGGCCAATCTGCTGATGATCAAGTTTCGCCAGCAGTACGGCCTGCGCCGCTTCGCCGAGATCGGCCTGACGCTGTACGCGCTGCTGAGCATCGCGCACGTTTTTGTCGAGGGCATGGGCATGGCCATCTTCGTGCGCGCCGCCAGCGGGCTGGCCGCCGCCACTACGTCGTCCCTGGGCCTTTTCTATATGCTGCAGGCCTTTCGCAAGGCAGACCTGCCGAAGGGCGTGATCATCGGCTTCGGCATCTCGCAATTGGGCACACCCTTGGCGTGGCTGATGTCGCCAGCGCTGCTGGAAATGGGCGAGTGGCACAGGCTGTATCTGTTCGAAAGCGGCCTGGCGCTTTGCTCGCTGGCCGCGGTGGTCGTGCTCAAGCTGCCGCTGGGCGAGCGCATCAAGGTCTTCGAACCCTTGGATTTCGTCACCTTCGCCCTGCTCGCCCCCGCCTTGGCGCTGACCGCAGCGGTGCTGGCCCAGGGCCGCATCCTCTGGTGGACCGAGCAGCCCTGGCTGGCTTATGCCTTGATCGCGGCGCTGTTGCTCACGTGCGCCGCCTTCATGATCGAGCATCACCGACGCAATCCCCTGCTGCACACGCGCTGGCTGGGCACCGCCGAAATGCTGCGTTTTGCCTTTGGCGCGCTGGCACTGCGCCTGTTGCTCTCGGAGCAGACCTACGGCGCGGTCGGCCTGCTGCAGACGCTGGGCATGGGGACCGAGCAGCTACAACCGCTGTACGCTGTCATTCTGTTGGGTCTGACGATGGGCATTGCCGGCAGTGCGCTGACATTCAGCCCAGCCACCGCGCTCGCGCAAATACTGCTGTCGATCGTGCTGATAGCCGTGGCCAGCTTCCTCGACATCGAGGCGACCAGCCTCACTCGCCCTCACGACATGTTTCTCAGCCAGGGCCTGCTGGCCTTTGCCAGCGGAATGTTCCTCGGTCCGCTGCTGATCACCGGCATCGGCAAGGCGCTGCGCAACGGCCCCAATTATCTGGTCAGCTTCATCGTGCTGTTCACCATGACCCAGAGTCTCGGCGGGCTGGCGGCGCCGGCGCTGTTCGGCACCTATCAGGTGTTGCGCGAGAAACACCATTCCAGTTACCTCACCGAACAAGTGATCCCTGGCGATCCGCGCGTCGCCCGACGCATGCAGGCGCAGGATCAGACGCTGGCACCGCGCCAGAGCGACCCGCAGTTACGCCAGGCGCAGAGCGCGGCGCAGCTGG is a genomic window of Stutzerimonas stutzeri containing:
- a CDS encoding MFS transporter, encoding MPGSPATLLHPTPVRIAYACVAVLVGITGGLGNALFIANLPSIQGDLGLTPSQAAWLPAAYFMVNVSANLLMIKFRQQYGLRRFAEIGLTLYALLSIAHVFVEGMGMAIFVRAASGLAAATTSSLGLFYMLQAFRKADLPKGVIIGFGISQLGTPLAWLMSPALLEMGEWHRLYLFESGLALCSLAAVVVLKLPLGERIKVFEPLDFVTFALLAPALALTAAVLAQGRILWWTEQPWLAYALIAALLLTCAAFMIEHHRRNPLLHTRWLGTAEMLRFAFGALALRLLLSEQTYGAVGLLQTLGMGTEQLQPLYAVILLGLTMGIAGSALTFSPATALAQILLSIVLIAVASFLDIEATSLTRPHDMFLSQGLLAFASGMFLGPLLITGIGKALRNGPNYLVSFIVLFTMTQSLGGLAAPALFGTYQVLREKHHSSYLTEQVIPGDPRVARRMQAQDQTLAPRQSDPQLRQAQSAAQLGQAATREANVLAFNDVFRLVGLLAIGVFGWTLYHTLRIARQNRNVSPP